A window from Nitrosopumilus adriaticus encodes these proteins:
- a CDS encoding toprim domain-containing protein → MLVSEQEIAELKNFVFQLNSKTDCVVVVEGKRDCRALRKVGFLGKILEFHKFKGIIDFTDSAAKYESLIILFDRDKKGRYLTGKTIHLLQRRTKIDLSYKRKLREITKGKIMFIEQLVCYESFLV, encoded by the coding sequence GTGCTAGTTTCTGAACAGGAAATTGCAGAATTGAAGAATTTTGTTTTTCAACTAAATTCTAAAACAGATTGCGTAGTAGTTGTTGAAGGGAAAAGGGATTGCAGAGCATTAAGAAAGGTAGGTTTCCTAGGAAAAATTTTAGAATTTCACAAGTTCAAAGGAATAATAGACTTTACAGATAGTGCGGCAAAATATGAAAGCCTCATAATCCTTTTTGATAGAGATAAAAAAGGAAGGTACCTTACTGGAAAAACAATCCATCTACTACAAAGAAGAACAAAGATTGATCTTTCTTACAAAAGAAAACTAAGGGAGATTACAAAAGGAAAAATAATGTTTATTGAACAACTAGTTTGCTACGAATCTTTTCTTGTTTAA
- a CDS encoding type 1 glutamine amidotransferase, which produces MSDVLLVQNTRIEGSGYLGELLQKDGFEIVSVNAKHEKLPDRAFSMVVILGAPESANDDLPYLRAEQQLIKKSVENNTPVIGICLGSQLIAKSFGGKVYPGPRKEIGFYNDLKINNNAPLFKGFTNPFTVFHWHGDTFDLPNGAVNLASSENYPNQAFQYKSAVGLQFHLEVNEEMVNLWLDNTEEKLQKIPYIDPQKIRLDIVENISTVKSNMKNFYNNFKTSFDL; this is translated from the coding sequence ATGTCTGATGTCCTACTTGTACAAAATACCCGAATTGAAGGTTCAGGTTATCTCGGTGAACTATTACAAAAAGATGGATTTGAAATTGTATCTGTAAATGCAAAGCATGAAAAACTTCCAGACAGGGCTTTCTCTATGGTTGTTATTTTAGGTGCACCTGAAAGTGCAAATGATGATTTGCCTTATCTGCGAGCAGAACAACAACTAATCAAAAAATCTGTTGAAAATAATACCCCTGTGATTGGAATTTGTTTGGGTTCACAACTAATTGCAAAATCATTTGGTGGCAAAGTGTATCCTGGACCAAGAAAAGAAATTGGATTTTACAATGATTTGAAAATAAACAATAATGCCCCTCTTTTCAAAGGATTCACAAATCCATTTACTGTATTTCATTGGCATGGTGATACTTTTGATTTACCTAATGGTGCTGTTAATCTGGCCTCATCTGAGAATTATCCCAATCAGGCATTTCAATACAAGAGTGCTGTTGGATTACAGTTTCACTTAGAGGTAAATGAGGAGATGGTGAATCTTTGGCTTGATAATACAGAAGAAAAACTACAAAAAATCCCATACATCGATCCACAAAAAATTCGCTTAGACATTGTTGAAAATATTTCAACTGTAAAATCAAATATGAAGAATTTTTACAACAATTTCAAAACGTCATTTGACCTTTGA
- a CDS encoding tyrosine-type recombinase/integrase — protein sequence MRKKTITISYDFETFDTVKRWKRELARRGVNGTLSANTWKNVTYWMTRLLKHSGKTPDELIKEATQDTELAEDRLAELFSWCKDMGQDANSCIIGIYGTLRGFYSHNKIDTRSWHSPKMRPKEVDQTDANYPLFSINEDTRKLVLNKQLLRDFLKSLNRRDEVIAMCLMSSGLDIGDLIKLNLDFVRGQDEHKRLFVSNFRSKNGEWIRTFIGVEATKGLRKYIKQNRKDAEDSEPIFVSNIRDNNTRMDSANIATNFRIAQERLGIFLTPKKQGPLRPKRLRKVFRTACQIAAVGDDMTRVFMGQKSQSSKIYLSKSKEELEIFYEMVEPFLTLYTETTDDQAISKLKQEFHQERKELLQNYEILLMKFQNMSKRLDTIDSVVYNSNTA from the coding sequence TTGCGCAAAAAAACAATCACTATCTCATATGATTTTGAAACATTTGATACCGTAAAAAGATGGAAAAGAGAACTGGCAAGACGTGGTGTTAATGGTACTTTGTCTGCAAACACCTGGAAAAACGTCACATACTGGATGACCCGATTACTCAAACATTCAGGCAAAACCCCTGATGAATTAATCAAAGAAGCCACCCAAGATACGGAACTTGCCGAAGATAGGCTGGCAGAACTATTTTCTTGGTGCAAAGACATGGGGCAAGATGCCAATTCATGCATAATTGGAATCTATGGGACATTGCGAGGATTTTATTCCCACAACAAAATTGATACTAGATCCTGGCATTCGCCAAAAATGAGACCAAAAGAGGTAGATCAGACTGATGCAAACTATCCTTTATTCTCAATAAATGAAGATACACGAAAACTAGTCCTAAACAAGCAATTACTACGAGATTTTCTCAAATCTCTTAATCGAAGAGATGAAGTGATTGCAATGTGTTTGATGTCTTCTGGTCTTGATATTGGAGATTTAATAAAATTGAATCTTGATTTTGTCAGGGGTCAAGATGAACACAAGAGACTGTTTGTGTCGAATTTTAGAAGCAAAAATGGTGAATGGATTCGAACCTTTATTGGAGTAGAGGCTACAAAGGGACTTAGAAAATACATCAAGCAAAACAGAAAAGATGCTGAAGACTCTGAACCTATCTTTGTATCTAATATCCGAGATAATAATACGCGTATGGATTCAGCAAATATTGCGACTAATTTCCGAATTGCTCAAGAGAGACTGGGAATTTTCCTTACTCCAAAAAAGCAAGGTCCGCTTAGACCCAAAAGACTACGTAAGGTGTTTCGTACTGCATGCCAGATTGCCGCAGTTGGTGATGATATGACACGAGTATTTATGGGACAAAAAAGTCAGTCATCTAAAATATATCTCTCAAAATCAAAAGAGGAACTGGAAATATTCTATGAGATGGTGGAGCCATTTCTTACTCTTTACACTGAAACTACAGACGATCAAGCAATAAGTAAACTCAAACAGGAATTCCATCAAGAGCGCAAAGAACTATTGCAGAACTATGAAATTCTTTTAATGAAATTTCAAAATATGAGCAAACGACTAGACACCATTGATAGTGTTGTCTATAACTCAAACACTGCTTAG
- a CDS encoding winged helix-turn-helix transcriptional regulator, with translation MNLDAIKNCPVDNTFKIIGKKFTIHIIRNMAMRDHTRFNQFLDHIEEINPKTLSARLKEMERAGLISRDVYDEIPIRVEYHLTNKGKDLQGILLQMAAFSMKHYPKQVFKDGKSRTVKQVFNIPSPKLN, from the coding sequence ATGAATTTGGATGCAATTAAAAACTGTCCAGTGGACAATACCTTCAAAATTATTGGAAAAAAATTCACCATACACATTATCAGAAATATGGCAATGAGGGATCATACTAGATTTAATCAATTCCTAGATCACATTGAGGAGATAAACCCCAAAACGCTTTCTGCAAGACTAAAAGAAATGGAAAGAGCAGGATTAATTTCACGAGATGTGTATGATGAGATTCCAATTCGTGTAGAATATCATCTTACAAACAAGGGCAAAGATCTTCAGGGAATATTATTACAGATGGCAGCATTCTCAATGAAACACTATCCTAAACAAGTCTTCAAAGATGGTAAATCAAGAACAGTAAAACAGGTTTTCAACATACCTTCACCAAAATTAAATTAG
- a CDS encoding 3-hydroxypropionate--CoA ligase has product MTAVKKIFEEIIQTDHKVITEESSKSILKTYGVKVPPYALATSADEAAKQAKKIGFPLVMKVVSPQILHKTDVGGVKVGIDNVNDVKKTFNDMYGRLSKKKGVEVKGILLEKMVPKGVELIVGIQNDPQFGPMIMAGLGGVMTEVFKDVAFRMLPITTSDAKSMINELKGSKLLKGFRGSEPVDLNMVAKMLVNIGKLGVENADYINSIDFNPVIVYPKSHYVVDAKIILNDKLKKNSISKAKPNIASMETFFTPKSVALVGASSTPGKIGNSVLDALGKQDYKGKVYPINPKQKSILGIKCYPSLEEIPDKVDLVVVCVDLSLCGPIMKTCAKKGIHNVVIVSGGGKELGGDRAAMEAEVKELSLKHKIRVIGPNCIGMFNAANRLDCAFQGQERMVRSKLGNVAFFSQSGTMGISMLESADVFGLSKMISFGNRSDVDEADMIWYAANDPQTKVIGLYVEGFGDGRKFINTAKRVMKEMKKPIVIWKSGRTAAGAKQAASHTGSLGGSNAMIMGAFKQAGIISVDSYQELVGALKALAWQPAAKGNRVAMTSNGAGPMIGGIDQLERLGLTIGKMSPPILKKIKARFPPTVPIHNGNPADVGGGATADDYRFVIQQFLDEKNIDIAMPWFVFQDDPLEETIVGFLDDLSKKKKKPILAGGNGGPYTEKMIKLIEKHNVPVYQDLRTWVAAASALAQWGKVLGK; this is encoded by the coding sequence ATGACTGCAGTGAAGAAAATTTTTGAAGAAATTATTCAAACAGATCACAAAGTTATCACTGAAGAATCATCAAAATCTATTCTCAAAACTTATGGAGTTAAAGTTCCACCTTATGCACTAGCTACTTCTGCTGATGAGGCAGCAAAGCAGGCAAAAAAAATTGGATTTCCTCTGGTAATGAAAGTTGTATCTCCACAAATTTTACACAAGACTGATGTTGGTGGAGTAAAAGTTGGAATTGATAATGTCAATGATGTGAAAAAGACATTCAATGACATGTATGGTCGTCTTTCAAAAAAGAAAGGTGTTGAGGTAAAAGGAATTCTTTTGGAAAAGATGGTTCCAAAAGGAGTTGAACTAATTGTAGGTATTCAGAATGATCCACAATTTGGCCCAATGATAATGGCTGGATTGGGAGGAGTAATGACTGAAGTTTTCAAAGATGTTGCATTTAGAATGCTGCCAATCACCACATCTGATGCAAAATCAATGATAAACGAACTCAAAGGTTCCAAACTTCTCAAAGGCTTCAGGGGAAGTGAGCCAGTTGATCTTAACATGGTCGCAAAAATGTTAGTAAACATTGGAAAATTAGGCGTAGAAAATGCCGATTACATTAACAGTATTGACTTTAACCCAGTAATTGTTTATCCAAAATCACACTATGTAGTTGATGCAAAAATTATTCTTAATGACAAATTAAAAAAGAATTCAATCTCAAAAGCAAAACCAAACATTGCATCAATGGAGACATTCTTTACTCCAAAGTCTGTCGCACTAGTTGGAGCATCTTCAACACCAGGAAAGATTGGTAATTCTGTTTTAGATGCACTTGGAAAACAAGATTACAAAGGCAAAGTATATCCAATTAACCCTAAACAAAAATCAATTCTGGGAATCAAATGTTATCCTTCATTAGAAGAAATTCCTGACAAAGTTGATCTTGTTGTTGTTTGTGTTGATCTTTCATTATGTGGTCCAATTATGAAGACTTGTGCAAAGAAAGGAATTCACAATGTTGTAATCGTTTCAGGTGGAGGCAAAGAGCTTGGTGGTGACAGAGCCGCTATGGAAGCTGAAGTAAAAGAATTATCACTAAAACACAAAATCCGTGTAATCGGTCCAAATTGTATTGGTATGTTTAATGCTGCAAATCGTCTTGATTGCGCATTCCAAGGACAGGAAAGAATGGTACGTTCAAAATTAGGTAATGTTGCATTCTTCTCTCAAAGTGGAACTATGGGAATTAGTATGTTAGAAAGTGCAGATGTATTTGGTTTATCCAAGATGATTAGTTTTGGTAATCGTTCTGATGTTGATGAAGCAGATATGATTTGGTATGCTGCAAATGATCCTCAAACTAAAGTAATTGGATTGTATGTAGAAGGATTTGGCGATGGTAGAAAATTCATCAATACTGCTAAACGTGTAATGAAAGAAATGAAGAAACCTATAGTAATTTGGAAGAGTGGAAGAACTGCTGCAGGTGCTAAACAAGCTGCATCCCATACAGGCTCACTAGGAGGCTCAAATGCAATGATCATGGGTGCTTTCAAACAAGCAGGAATTATTTCAGTTGATAGTTATCAAGAATTAGTTGGGGCTCTAAAGGCATTAGCATGGCAACCCGCTGCAAAAGGTAACCGTGTTGCAATGACTAGTAATGGTGCTGGTCCAATGATTGGTGGAATTGATCAATTAGAAAGATTAGGTCTTACAATAGGAAAAATGTCTCCACCAATTCTCAAAAAAATAAAGGCTCGTTTCCCACCAACTGTTCCAATTCACAATGGTAATCCCGCAGATGTTGGTGGTGGCGCAACTGCTGATGATTATAGATTTGTCATTCAACAATTCCTTGATGAAAAGAATATTGATATTGCAATGCCATGGTTTGTCTTTCAAGATGATCCACTTGAAGAAACAATTGTTGGTTTCTTAGATGATCTCTCAAAGAAAAAGAAGAAACCTATTTTGGCTGGAGGAAATGGTGGACCATATACTGAAAAAATGATAAAATTGATTGAGAAGCATAATGTTCCAGTTTACCAGGATCTCAGAACTTGGGTTGCAGCTGCATCCGCATTAGCCCAATGGGGCAAAGTTCTCGGAAAATAG
- a CDS encoding enoyl-CoA hydratase/isomerase family protein yields the protein MSLVTTSTSDGICTVKINRPDKLNAMNTDVAKELIKTFEELNHDDNVKVIILTGEGEKAFSAGADIEYMSKISADESVEYAKTGQLVTSTVELVKQPTIAAVNGFALGGGCELAMSCDIRIAADTARLGQPEVTIGVPPGWGGTQRLMRIVGIAKAKELVYTGKMIKADEAKEIGLVNHVVPLASLQEEALKMAQQIAGNSTMGVQMSKVAINKGRNADLDTGLGLEILAWRNCFTHPDREERMTAFVNKSKK from the coding sequence ATGTCACTAGTTACCACATCTACTTCTGATGGCATTTGTACTGTCAAAATTAACAGACCTGACAAACTCAATGCTATGAATACAGATGTTGCAAAAGAACTAATCAAAACTTTTGAAGAACTAAATCATGATGATAATGTAAAAGTTATCATTTTGACTGGTGAAGGAGAAAAGGCATTTTCTGCAGGTGCAGATATTGAATACATGTCAAAAATCTCTGCAGACGAATCAGTTGAATATGCAAAGACTGGTCAACTTGTAACTTCAACTGTTGAATTAGTAAAACAACCAACTATTGCTGCCGTTAATGGTTTTGCTTTAGGTGGAGGTTGCGAACTTGCAATGTCATGTGATATTAGAATAGCAGCAGATACTGCTAGACTAGGTCAACCAGAAGTAACAATTGGAGTTCCACCTGGATGGGGAGGGACTCAACGATTAATGCGAATTGTGGGAATAGCAAAAGCAAAAGAACTTGTTTACACAGGTAAAATGATCAAAGCAGATGAAGCAAAAGAAATAGGTCTTGTAAACCATGTAGTTCCTCTTGCATCATTACAAGAAGAAGCTTTGAAAATGGCACAACAAATAGCTGGAAACTCTACAATGGGTGTTCAAATGTCTAAAGTTGCAATTAACAAAGGACGAAATGCAGATCTTGATACTGGTCTTGGCCTTGAAATACTTGCATGGAGAAATTGTTTCACTCATCCTGATAGAGAAGAACGAATGACAGCATTTGTTAACAAGTCAAAGAAATAG
- a CDS encoding cupredoxin domain-containing protein produces the protein MEQLPKKIVLPTIVFAILLISFSVNFANAQSVPEWVKNTALWYGEGVVSEQEFLNMVKFLIENEVIVIESIDAEKVTHQATVTIPNGNSEIASAGFYLPLNLEISKGTTVTWVNDDSVPHNIQSLDTSGKVIDWFNSPPLNTGDKFEFAFEESGVYNYYCSFHPWRVGSITVK, from the coding sequence ATGGAACAGTTACCAAAAAAAATAGTTCTTCCAACAATAGTATTTGCAATTTTACTGATTTCATTTTCAGTAAATTTTGCAAATGCGCAATCAGTTCCTGAATGGGTAAAAAATACAGCATTATGGTATGGGGAAGGAGTTGTTTCAGAACAAGAATTTCTAAACATGGTTAAGTTTTTGATTGAAAACGAGGTCATTGTAATAGAAAGTATTGATGCTGAAAAAGTAACACATCAAGCAACAGTTACAATTCCTAATGGAAACTCAGAGATTGCCAGTGCAGGATTTTACTTACCGTTGAATCTAGAAATTTCTAAAGGCACTACAGTTACATGGGTAAATGATGACTCTGTACCACATAACATTCAAAGTCTAGATACATCTGGAAAGGTAATTGATTGGTTTAACAGTCCTCCATTAAACACAGGTGATAAATTTGAATTTGCATTTGAAGAGTCTGGAGTGTACAACTACTATTGTTCATTTCATCCTTGGAGAGTAGGTTCAATTACAGTAAAGTAG
- a CDS encoding helix-turn-helix transcriptional regulator, producing MQELSQTRKIVDDERKQVILEILADKYCKQILHNTLEKPKSAMEISNEKKIPISTVYRRLQTLYDAKLLAISGSINQDGKKYFLYKSKVKSISLKCDLEVTTVELIPNISGDYNDDL from the coding sequence ATGCAGGAATTATCCCAAACTCGAAAAATAGTTGATGATGAAAGAAAACAGGTTATTTTAGAAATACTGGCCGATAAATATTGCAAGCAAATTCTACATAATACATTAGAAAAGCCAAAATCTGCCATGGAAATTTCTAATGAAAAAAAGATTCCAATCAGTACTGTGTATAGAAGACTTCAAACGCTGTATGATGCCAAATTACTGGCAATATCCGGATCCATCAATCAGGATGGGAAAAAATATTTCCTATACAAAAGTAAGGTGAAATCAATTTCTCTAAAATGTGACTTGGAAGTTACAACAGTTGAACTAATTCCCAATATTTCTGGGGATTATAATGACGATCTCTAG
- the erpA gene encoding iron-sulfur cluster insertion protein ErpA, which produces MATEQTQKMITVSTKAAEKIKEFMKEEAESPEYLRVYVQGGGCSGLSYGMGFEKTPEEDDIVMEENGVKLLVDSYSVDHLQGANVDYIESLMGSGFKINNPNVTKSCSCGHSFSTE; this is translated from the coding sequence ATGGCAACTGAGCAAACACAAAAGATGATCACAGTCAGCACAAAAGCAGCTGAGAAGATCAAAGAATTCATGAAAGAAGAAGCAGAATCACCTGAATATCTTCGAGTATATGTCCAAGGTGGCGGTTGTTCTGGTCTATCCTATGGGATGGGCTTTGAAAAGACACCAGAAGAGGATGACATAGTCATGGAAGAAAATGGAGTAAAACTCCTAGTTGACAGTTACAGTGTTGACCATCTACAAGGTGCAAACGTAGACTATATTGAAAGTCTAATGGGTTCTGGATTTAAAATCAATAATCCAAACGTTACAAAATCCTGTTCATGTGGTCACTCATTTAGTACTGAATAA
- the dnaG gene encoding DNA primase DnaG has protein sequence MPQSGIVKYHVKLSYEVDGLVERADIIGAIFGQTEGLLGPEMNLNELQRVSKVGRIEVNSKSTANTTAGDALIPMSTDIDTCALIAAGIESIDKVGPFDCTFKLEAIDDVRAAKKDDIVRRAKEIKQKWATKTVSEGETMLNDVHQGDAGKLATYGPSKLTCSSGVFDSKWVILVEGRADVINLLRAGYDNVLAIEGAKIDESIKELCNNKDTVVAFLDGDRSGGFILKELKSVVTLDYELQADSGVEVEELTPQRIDEILRPIADEIKSGKPAPALKSEDDKPLAEIASKVFPNLNETLEAVALDGDQNEVFKVPISEVVSKLSSQSGIKYLLLDGIITQRLLEGAKNAGVECVVGHRVAKLSNSDGMTLKTFGDLGVS, from the coding sequence ATGCCTCAATCAGGAATTGTCAAATATCACGTTAAACTTTCCTATGAAGTTGATGGGCTCGTTGAAAGAGCAGATATAATCGGAGCCATCTTTGGCCAAACAGAAGGACTGTTAGGGCCAGAGATGAATCTGAATGAGCTGCAACGAGTTTCTAAAGTAGGACGTATTGAAGTTAATAGTAAATCTACTGCAAATACTACTGCAGGTGATGCATTAATTCCAATGAGCACTGATATTGATACATGCGCATTAATTGCTGCAGGAATTGAAAGCATTGACAAAGTAGGACCTTTTGATTGCACATTCAAATTAGAAGCAATTGATGATGTACGAGCTGCAAAGAAAGATGACATTGTAAGACGTGCAAAAGAAATCAAGCAAAAATGGGCTACTAAAACAGTCAGTGAAGGAGAAACAATGTTAAATGATGTTCATCAGGGTGATGCTGGAAAACTAGCAACATATGGACCATCCAAATTAACATGTAGTTCTGGTGTTTTTGATTCTAAATGGGTAATCCTGGTAGAAGGAAGAGCCGATGTAATCAATCTTCTAAGAGCTGGATATGATAATGTTTTAGCAATTGAAGGTGCAAAAATTGATGAATCTATCAAAGAATTATGTAATAATAAAGACACTGTGGTAGCATTTCTTGATGGAGATAGATCTGGTGGATTTATTCTCAAAGAACTCAAATCCGTTGTAACTTTAGATTATGAATTACAAGCTGATAGCGGTGTTGAAGTTGAAGAACTAACCCCACAAAGAATTGATGAAATTCTAAGACCAATTGCAGATGAAATTAAATCTGGAAAGCCAGCACCTGCTCTAAAAAGTGAAGATGATAAACCTCTTGCAGAAATAGCATCAAAAGTTTTTCCAAATCTCAATGAAACACTTGAAGCCGTTGCTTTAGATGGTGATCAAAATGAAGTTTTCAAAGTTCCAATCAGTGAAGTAGTAAGTAAACTCTCATCCCAATCTGGAATAAAATATCTTCTACTTGATGGGATTATTACCCAGCGACTTTTAGAAGGCGCCAAAAACGCAGGTGTTGAATGTGTTGTTGGTCACAGAGTTGCAAAACTTTCAAACTCTGATGGAATGACACTAAAAACATTCGGTGACTTGGGCGTATCTTAG
- a CDS encoding DUF120 domain-containing protein, translated as MTELKIQHILTLSYLLSKGAKHNYVTITTSSLGKNIKKSQQSASKHLLELEQNKFIDRIISGRNISVKITPKGFTEMVKLSAILRKSLDSSPSYVELKGTLVSGMGEGAYYMGLKGYTKQFQSKIGYVPFPGTLNVRLDQKIHQEAIKQFETLNGVKINSFSDGKRTYGWVKCFPARLNNLANCELIILERTHHDDSIIELISKSCLRKTAKLKDGSKISIKIKINS; from the coding sequence ATGACTGAACTAAAAATTCAGCACATCTTAACTCTCTCATATCTATTATCCAAAGGAGCAAAACACAACTACGTCACTATAACAACCTCTTCTCTTGGAAAAAATATTAAAAAATCTCAACAGTCTGCATCAAAACATCTCTTAGAATTAGAACAGAATAAATTCATAGACCGAATAATTAGCGGTCGCAACATTTCTGTTAAAATTACTCCAAAAGGATTCACTGAAATGGTCAAACTCTCTGCAATACTTAGAAAAAGTTTGGATTCTTCACCTTCTTACGTGGAACTTAAGGGAACTCTCGTCTCTGGAATGGGTGAGGGTGCCTACTATATGGGATTAAAAGGATACACAAAACAATTCCAGTCAAAAATTGGATATGTCCCATTTCCTGGAACTCTCAATGTAAGATTAGATCAAAAAATACATCAAGAAGCCATCAAACAATTTGAAACTTTGAATGGTGTAAAAATTAATAGCTTCTCAGATGGAAAGCGAACCTATGGATGGGTAAAATGCTTTCCTGCTAGGTTGAACAATTTGGCCAACTGTGAATTAATCATCCTTGAGAGAACACATCATGATGACTCAATTATTGAATTAATTTCTAAATCTTGTTTGAGAAAGACTGCAAAACTTAAAGATGGATCAAAAATTTCAATTAAAATTAAAATTAATTCCTAG
- a CDS encoding adenylyltransferase/cytidyltransferase family protein, which translates to MLDQSEKIILSVMYVCQIDGKALSQTIMKKCMLSEDMINSKIDELVKNQFVNEDRCTLTEIGRKSLRVVLAGGVFDIIHPGHIHTLNAAKALGDVLVVVVATDNTAVKMKKRNPIHSQEQRQELVNSLSMVDLCLIGQEEDIFKTVNLVRPEIIALGYDQVHQEKFITEGCKKIKLDATVARLQSPIPESSSSKIEKEYGESIHGI; encoded by the coding sequence ATATTGGATCAAAGTGAAAAAATAATTCTATCAGTGATGTATGTATGTCAAATTGATGGAAAGGCATTATCTCAGACCATTATGAAAAAATGTATGTTATCAGAAGACATGATAAATTCAAAAATCGATGAATTGGTAAAAAATCAATTTGTTAATGAAGATAGATGCACACTTACAGAAATCGGTAGAAAATCATTACGAGTGGTGTTAGCTGGCGGAGTTTTCGATATCATACATCCAGGTCATATTCATACGCTAAATGCAGCAAAAGCACTAGGTGATGTACTTGTAGTTGTTGTAGCAACAGACAATACAGCAGTAAAGATGAAAAAAAGAAACCCAATTCACAGCCAAGAGCAGAGACAAGAATTGGTAAATTCTCTATCAATGGTGGATCTATGTCTAATTGGACAAGAAGAGGATATTTTCAAAACAGTTAATCTTGTTAGGCCAGAGATTATTGCATTAGGCTATGATCAAGTGCATCAAGAGAAATTCATTACCGAAGGATGCAAAAAAATAAAGCTTGATGCAACGGTTGCAAGATTACAATCTCCAATTCCCGAAAGTTCCAGTTCTAAAATTGAAAAAGAATATGGCGAATCTATTCACGGAATCTAG
- the dph5 gene encoding diphthine synthase: MLWFVGLGISGFKSIPNEAIDILSKADIVYLEQFTSPIGKSDLTKIKNATKGEFKPAKRWLVEDGNEILKNSKKKKVVLLSYGDPYIATTHIELRTRAIEEKIKTHSIHASSSLTSMIGECGLHFYKVGRIATIMSEMKSLTTPYYVIYKNIIEGNHTVLLLEYNQDKDFFLDPKDALDGLLETEKGQKRNVISSDSYAIIASRIGFKDQLIISGKISSLKKKDFGKPPHTVIIPGRLHFTESDALKILGQCIDEPFDNSEKTKKISKQMMEKYVPMVREALEEIEPHYKNQKEFQVILENAELYIKDAEKFLEDGQDEVAILSIGYADGLVDALRLAKGLDPKM, translated from the coding sequence ATGCTGTGGTTTGTAGGATTAGGAATTTCGGGATTCAAATCAATCCCCAATGAGGCAATCGATATTTTATCAAAGGCAGATATTGTATACCTTGAACAATTTACAAGTCCAATAGGAAAATCAGATTTAACCAAAATTAAAAATGCCACTAAAGGAGAATTCAAGCCAGCAAAAAGATGGCTTGTAGAAGACGGAAATGAAATTCTAAAAAATTCAAAGAAAAAGAAAGTAGTTTTACTATCATACGGGGATCCTTACATTGCAACAACGCATATCGAATTAAGAACAAGAGCAATTGAGGAAAAAATAAAAACACATTCGATTCATGCCTCATCTTCTCTTACTTCAATGATTGGAGAATGTGGTTTACATTTTTACAAAGTAGGACGAATTGCAACGATAATGAGCGAAATGAAATCGCTTACAACTCCATATTATGTAATTTACAAAAACATTATTGAAGGAAATCACACAGTTCTTCTTTTAGAATATAATCAAGACAAAGATTTTTTCTTAGATCCTAAAGATGCACTAGATGGATTATTAGAAACAGAAAAAGGACAAAAAAGAAATGTGATCAGTTCAGATAGCTATGCAATTATTGCATCAAGAATAGGATTCAAAGATCAATTAATTATTTCAGGAAAAATTTCCAGTTTAAAGAAAAAAGATTTTGGAAAGCCGCCCCATACCGTGATAATACCAGGAAGACTACATTTTACAGAATCAGATGCATTGAAGATATTAGGTCAATGCATTGACGAACCATTTGACAATTCTGAAAAAACAAAGAAAATTTCAAAACAAATGATGGAAAAATATGTACCAATGGTAAGAGAGGCCTTGGAGGAAATTGAGCCACATTATAAAAATCAAAAAGAATTTCAGGTGATATTAGAAAATGCAGAGTTGTACATTAAAGATGCAGAAAAATTTCTTGAAGACGGTCAGGATGAGGTAGCAATATTGAGTATTGGGTACGCAGATGGTTTAGTTGATGCATTAAGACTGGCCAAAGGCCTTGATCCAAAGATGTGA